The genomic window GCGCCTTGTGCACGAACCGCGCTGACATCCCTCGAGCGAGCGCACCGATGGAAACTGGAATCGATTTTCTGAGGACTCAAGTCGACAACGCCGTCGCGCAACATGACGCGTTTCTTCGCGCCGTCGTCGATCACGAGTCGCAAGCCCAGGATGCACGCTTTCGAGATCTCTGTGCGCGCCACATTCCGCGGATGCGCGAGCATCAGCGCATGCTCGACGATTTCCAGCGGGCCATCGCCGCTCCGGTTGGACAGGGGAGTCCGCTCGACAACATTGGCGGCGCGCTGAAACGCGCCGCTGGAACGGCATTCGGAATGGCGAGAGAGTTGGCAGATGCTCCGCGCCAGAGCGATTACGCGCGCCTCGTTGGCGATATCGTGATGGCTCGTCAGGCGGAAGACACCTTCAAAACGTTCCGTGATGGCGGTCGACAGCTCGGCATTCAACAGCTCGCCGATCTCGGCGCCGTTGGTGAGCGGCATCACGATGACTACGTCAATGAAGCGAATCATCTCGTGCAACAGATGTTCGTGGAAAATGCACGTGGCGCGGAGCACGTCATTGCATCGTCGACGACGCGGTCCCACGACGTGGGCGCACCGTGAGCGGTGCTTCTGACGTAGCGAAGGCTGATGTTGGAGAGCCATAGCGGTCCCGAATAGCGAAATACTACTGCCTCCGTTGATTTGGCTCTGCTAGCTTTTGCGTCATGACTGACGTCGTGGCGCTCGCGGCGGAGCTTCTGGCAATCGATTCATCGACCGGCGCCGAAAGTGGCGCGATCGATTTCGTGGCGCGTTGGCTGATTGCACGCGGCTGGAATGTGAATCTTCAGGAAGTCACCCGTGGTCGAGCCAACGTCTGGGCCACTCGCGGTGGGCGCGGCGTCACCCTGTCGACGCACCTCGATACCGTACCGCCATATCTTCCGCCGCGGCTCCAGGGTGATCGCCTCACCGGCCGTGGCGCGGCGGACGCAAAGGGAATTGCGGCCGCGATGCTGAGCGCCGCCGATCGACTCGCCCAGAGCGGGGAGGAACGCGTCGACCTCTTGTTCGTCGTTGGTGAGGAGAAGGGGTCCGACGGCGCCCGAACCGCCAATCGGCTTCCGGCGACGAGCCGCTTTCTCGTCAACGGCGAGCCGACGGAGAGCAAGCTTGCGAGCGGCGCGAAGGGCTCGCAGCGTGTAACGGTGCGCATCCGTGGCAAGCCCGCGCATTCGGCGTACGCACATCTCGGGCGCTCGGCGATCGAGCCAATGCTGGCGTTGTTGCCGACGATTCATAATCTCTCATTACCGACCGACTCTGTGCTGGGCGACACGACGGTGAACATCGGAACGATTCGTGGCGGCACGGAGGCAAATATCGTCCCTGCCCTGTGCGAGTCGGAGGTGATGTTTCGTCTGGTTGGACCGGTCGAGCCGCTGCGCGAGATGCTCGTCGAGTGGTCACGCGGAACGGCGGAGCTGGAGTGGGGCTCATTTATCCCCGCACAGCATTTTCATACTATCAGTGGCTTCGATGTCGCTCCCGTCGCCTATACAACGGACATACCGCTCCTCAGCCGATGGGGAACGCCGCTACTCTTCGGACCCGGTTCCATTCACGTTGCGCATACGCCTGACGAGTACGTCGACGTCCGCGAGCTCCGCGCGGCCGTGGACTCGTACGATCGGATCGTCAGATCCCTCCTCGCGAGTTGATTATGGCCCCATCAAGCTCTCGACACCGTGATGGCAGTGGCGAACGACGCCGCGTCGCCGTCCTTGGTGCGACAGGTGCTGTCGGACAGAGGTTCGTCCGGCTTCTCGAGAACCATCCGTGGTTCGAGATCGCGGAGCTGGCGGCATCCGAGCGGTCTGCAGGACGCGCGTACGGCGAGGCGGTGCGTTGGGTAACGCCGGGGCAGATGCCCAGGAGCCTTGCGGGTAAGACGATCGTCGCTTGCGATCCCTCAGCGGTGTCCTCCGACATCGTATTTTCGGCGCTCGACTCGAGCGTCGCCGGCGACGCCGAGATGGCATTCGCGCGGGCGGGCAAGACGGTCTTGACGAATGCGAAGAACCACCGCATGGCGCCAGACGTGCCACTCGTCATTGCCGAGGTGAATCCAGGGCACCTTCGGGTGCTCCAGTCGCAACGACGGCAGCGAAAGTGGAGCGGTGCCATCATCGCGAACGGCAACTGTTCTGCAATCGTGACGACGCTTGCGCTCGCGCCCATTCATGAGCGTTTTGGAATCAGCGAGGTTTTCGTTTCGACGATGCAGGCGGTGTCGGGCGCGGGCTATCCCGGCGTGCCGTCGTTGGACATTCTCGGAAACGTGATTCCTTTCATCAACGACGAGGAGGACAAGCTCGAAAGCGAAGTGCGGAAGTTCCTCGGCACCGCTGCGAGCGATGAGATCGACCTCGCGCCGATGACCGTGAGCGCACACTGCAATCGCGTTCCCGTCGAGACGGGCCACACGGTTTGCGTCTCCGTGCGATTGCGCGAGCGCGCGAGTGCGCAGGAAGTCGAGGATGCGATTCGTCAATGGCAAGGCGCGCCCGAGGCGCGTGGTCTCCCTTCCTCGCCAGAGGCGGCGGTCGAGGTGAGTGATCTCCCGGATCGCCCGCAGCCACGACGCGACGTGATGCGAGGTAACGGCATGACCGTCACCGTTGGTCGTATACGACCGGATACGCTATTCGACGTCAAGCTGGTTGCGACGGGCGATAACGTCGTTCGCGGCGCCG from Gemmatimonadaceae bacterium includes these protein-coding regions:
- a CDS encoding M20/M25/M40 family metallo-hydrolase gives rise to the protein MTDVVALAAELLAIDSSTGAESGAIDFVARWLIARGWNVNLQEVTRGRANVWATRGGRGVTLSTHLDTVPPYLPPRLQGDRLTGRGAADAKGIAAAMLSAADRLAQSGEERVDLLFVVGEEKGSDGARTANRLPATSRFLVNGEPTESKLASGAKGSQRVTVRIRGKPAHSAYAHLGRSAIEPMLALLPTIHNLSLPTDSVLGDTTVNIGTIRGGTEANIVPALCESEVMFRLVGPVEPLREMLVEWSRGTAELEWGSFIPAQHFHTISGFDVAPVAYTTDIPLLSRWGTPLLFGPGSIHVAHTPDEYVDVRELRAAVDSYDRIVRSLLAS
- the asd gene encoding aspartate-semialdehyde dehydrogenase; this encodes MAPSSSRHRDGSGERRRVAVLGATGAVGQRFVRLLENHPWFEIAELAASERSAGRAYGEAVRWVTPGQMPRSLAGKTIVACDPSAVSSDIVFSALDSSVAGDAEMAFARAGKTVLTNAKNHRMAPDVPLVIAEVNPGHLRVLQSQRRQRKWSGAIIANGNCSAIVTTLALAPIHERFGISEVFVSTMQAVSGAGYPGVPSLDILGNVIPFINDEEDKLESEVRKFLGTAASDEIDLAPMTVSAHCNRVPVETGHTVCVSVRLRERASAQEVEDAIRQWQGAPEARGLPSSPEAAVEVSDLPDRPQPRRDVMRGNGMTVTVGRIRPDTLFDVKLVATGDNVVRGAAGASVLNAELMVNCGLLPR